TTAGATTATCGCGAAAAAGCTCCTCTAGCCGCAACAAAGGATATGTTTTTAGACAAAAACAAAAATGTTATAAAAGGCAAAAGTACAGAGACTCCTCTTGCTATTGGTGTTCCTGGTACAATAGCTGGAGTATTTGCAGTTCATAAAAAATACGGCTCTTTACCAATGTCTGAAATTATGAAACCCGTAATTGCATTAGCAGAGAAAGGAGTTGTTGTAACCCAAAAACAAGAAAAAAGATTACACGATTATCGCGATTTAATTATAAAAGCTAATGGTCTAAAAACAAAATTTGCAACAGTTTACAAACAGAATGACACCATCAAATATCCAGAACTAGCTGAAACTTTAAAAAGAATTTCTAAAAATGGCAGCGATGAATTTTATAAAGGCAAAACCGCTAAAATATTAGTCAAATACCTTCAGAAAAATGGCGCTATAATCACGCTAAAAGATTTAGCGAAATACGAAGCAAAATGGAGATCTCCGTTGCGTTTTGACTACAAAGATTTAAATATAATTTCGATGTCTCCTCCCAGTAGCGGTGGAATTTGCTTAGCCGAAATCATGAAAATGATTGCTCCCTTTGACCTCTCTAAAATGGGACATAATTCCTCAGATGCTATTCAAGTAATTGTTGAAGCAGAAAGAAGAGCCTATGCCGATAGAAGTTTTTATTTAGGAGATCCTGATTTTGTAAAAATCCCTTTAAAAGCATTAATTGCGGATGATTATTTAAAACAAAGAATGTCGAATTTTAGTTTTGATAAAGCAACCTTATCATCCGATATCAAAGAAGGAAAAGTTTCCTATAATGAAAGCACCGAAACAACACATTACTCCATAATAGATTCCTTTGGCAATGCTATAGCAGCAACCACAACTATTAATGACGGTTACGGATCTAAATATTATTGTGATGAATTAGGTTTTTTCTTAAACAACGAAATGGATGATTTCAGTGCAAAACCTGGTGAACCGAATATGTTTGGTTTAGTTGGAAATGAAGCCAATAGTATCGCTCCTCAAAAAAGAATGTTGAGCTCAATGACACCCACAATTGTTGAGAAAAATGGAAAACTATTCATGGTGGTTGGTTCGCCGGGTGGTTCAACGATTATTACTTCTGTTTTACAAACCATATTAAATGTATATGAATATGGAATGAGTATGCAAGAATCCGTGAATGCTCCTCGTTTTCATCATCAATGGCTACCAGATTTGATTACTTTTGAACCCAATACATTTGAACCTAAAACTATTGAAACACTAAAAACGAAAGGCTATCTTATCAACGAAAAAACAACTCCTGTTATTGGTAAAGTTGACGCTATATTGGTTCTGCCAAATAATAACTTAGAAGGCGGAGCGGATTTTAGAGGAGATGATAAAGCCAGCGGATTTTAAAAAATAAATATGAGCTTCATACTTTCATTAGAAAACTCTTATGCCGAAAAAAGGAATCCTGAAAACGCCTTTTTCATGGCGAAATACATGAAAAATAATTTTCTTTTTTTTGGAATAAAAACGGACGACAGACGAAAAATTTTTAAGGAAATATGGAGAGAAAATCAAACGGAAGTTTCCTTACATGCTACAGAAATTGCTTTGGAATTATATTTAAAACCAGAACGAGAGCTTCATTACTGTGCAATAGAAATTCTACTAAAATCACTCAAAAAAAGCTATAAAAAACAAGATATTAAGCTAATTGAAAAATTAATCCTAACCAACTCCTGGTGGGATAGTGTTGACACCATTGCTAAATATATTTTAGGGCAATATTTATTAGAATTGCCTTTAGAAACAAAAAACACAGTCAATCGCTTTTCCAATTCAGAGAATATGTGGCTTAACCGAAGTGCCATTTTATTTCAGTTGGGGTATAAAGAAAAAACTAATTTTGTTTTACTAAAGGAAATCTGTGAAAAACATCAAAATTCAAAGGAGTTTTTTATTCAAAAAGCCATTGGATGGGCGTTGCGCGAATATGCAAAAACAAATCCTGAGGCCGTTAAAAACTATATTGATAACAGTAATTTAAAACCTTTAAGCAAAAAAGAAGGCTTAAAAAATATAAGATAATTAATATAATAGTAATTTAGCACGCTCATAAAACAAGTCATGTTCAAAAAATTTATTTACAAATTAGAAGGCATCATTGCTTGGTCGCAAACTAAAATAACTCAAAAGCAATTTATCTTTTTATCTGCTGTTTTGGTAGGTATTTCGGCTGCTTTTGCGGTAATTGTATTAAAGACTTTTGCGCACTGGGTTTTCATGTTTGCTACTTATGTAAGTCGGATTTTAAAGTTTGGATTCTTAAATAGCCTTTTGCCAATAATTGGAATTTTACTGACTGTTTTTGTAATCAAACGTTTTTTAGGAGGTACAATTCAAAAAGGAACTTCACAAATTTTATATGTTGTTGCAAAAAAAGCGAGTATCATTCCTAGAAAACAAATGTATGCTCAAATCATCACAAGTTCCCTTACTGTTGGTTTAGGAGGATCTGCTGGTTTAGAAAGCCCAATTGTAATTACAGGTGCTGCTTTTGGTTCTAATTACGCTCAAAAATACAAGTTAAGTTATAAAGACAGAACGCTCTTAATTGGTTGTGGAGTTGCAGCAGGTATAGCCGCAGCTTTCAATGCACCCATTGCAGGAGTATTATTTGCTATCGAAGTTTTATTAGTTGATGTAAGTATTTCTGCTTTTACGCCTATCATGATTGCCGCTGCAACAGGCGCATTAGTATCTGTAATCGTTCTGGATGAAACTATTTTATTGTCGTTTAGACAACAACAGGTTTTTAATTATCATAACATCCCATTTTATGTTTTACTGGGCGTATTTACTGGATTTATAGCTGTTTACTATTCTAGAAATTTTCAGAGAGCAGAACATTTTTTCGGACATTTAAAACTCCGACCTTATAAAAAAGCATTGTTTGGTTCTTCCATTTTAGCCATTCTTATTTTTATTTTTCCAACATTATTTGGAGAAGGATATGAAAGTATTAAAATTCTTTCCGAAAATGATCCCGGGCAATTATTGGAAGACACCTTGTTTAGCAGTTTTAGAAATAACAGTTGGGCACTTTTACTATTTGTAGGTTGCACCATGATGATAAAAGCATTTGCAACAGGAATTACACTGGGAAGCGGAGGAAATGGAGGAAACTTTGCACCTTCCTTATTTTTGGGTTCTTATGTTGGTTTTTTCTTTTCTAAATTTCTAAATCTAACTGGATTCACTAAACTGCCAATCAGCAATTTCACCATGGTTGGAATGGCAGGAATACTAAGTGGTTTATTTCACGCGCCATTAACTGGAATTTTCTTAATTGCAGAAATTACAGGAGGTTACGATCTAATGATTCCGCTGATGATTGTTTCGTCGATTAGTTTTGCGATTTCAAAACGTTTTGAAAAACATTCCTTAGATGTTAAGAATTTAGCAAAAAAAGGGCATGCTTTTACTAGCAATAAAGACACGAATATTCTTTCTACATTAGACACAAATTCTATTATTCAAACGGATTATTTAACGGTTACACCAAATGAAAACCTGGAAAAATTAGTCGATTTAATTTCTCATTCTAATCAAGTTATTTTTGCTGTTGTTGATACAGAAAATCATTTGTTAGGCATTGTCCATTTTAATGATATTCGAGAAATAATTTTTAATACCTATCGGGTTAAATATACTTTGGTCAAAGAAATCATGACGGAACCTGTAGAAACAATTTATCCTGATGACAGCATGGAACTTGTTATGAATAAATTCGAAAAATCAAGAAAAGCATTCTTACCTGTTCTTAAAAACGACAAATATTTTGGTTTTATCTCTAAATCTGTAGCATTAGAAGCATACAGAACCAAACTGAAATCAATGACAATAGAATAAGTTCAACTTCTGATTTTAACATAAACTTCTAAACTGTTGTATCGAAAGAATAAATCAAAATGGTAACTTTGCTTTTTTGCAAAAAACTATGTTAGACAAAGACAATACAATTGAGGTTCAAGGTGCCAGAGTACACAATCTAAAAAACATCGATATTTCTATTCCTCGCGAAAAACTGGTAGTAATTACTGGTCTTTCGGGTTCTGGGAAATCTTCTTTAGCTTTCGATACTATTTACGCCGAAGGGCAACGCCGTTATGTGGAAACTTTTTCTGCATATGCAAGACAATTTCTTGGCGGACTAGAACGTCCTGATGTGGATAAAATTGATGGTCTTTCGCCTGTAATTGCTATTGAACAAAAAACAACCAGCAAAAGTCCTCGCTCAACAGTAGGAACAATAACCGAAATATACGATTTTCTGCGTTTACTTTATGCTCGTGCAGCTGATGCTTATAGCTACAATACGGGTGAAAAAATGGTTTCTTACTCTGATGAGCAAATCAAAGAGTTGATTATTCAAGATTTCTCAGGAAAACGAATTAATATTCTGGCGCCGATTATCAGGGCTAGAAAAGGACATTACGCAGAACTTTTTCAACAAATAACCAAACAAGGATTTTTAAAAGTCCGTGTAAATGGTGAAATTCAGGACTTAATTTCAGGAATGAAATTAGACCGTTATAAAACTCACGATATAGAAATTGTTGTAGACAGAATGGTTGTTGAGGATACCACTGACAATCAAAAACGTCTTTCTGAAAGCATCAATACGGCTATGCATCATGGCGAAAACGTACTAATCGTTTTAGATCAAGACACTAATGAAATTCGCTATTTCAGTAGAAATTTAATGTGTCCAACAACTGGTATTTCCTATCAAAATCCAGAACCCAACTTATTTTCTTTCAATTCACCAAAAGGAGCTTGTAATGATTGTAATGGCTTGGGAACTATCAACGAAATCAATATTAAAAAGATTATTCCAAATCCAAAATTATCGATTAAAAATGGTGGTTTTGCCCCTTTGGGAGAATACAAATCTTCTTGGATTTTCAAACAATTGGAAATTATTGGAGAAAAGTATGGTTTCAAATTAACAGATGCCGTTGAAACTATTTCGGAAGAAGCGATGGAAATGATTCTGAATGGTGGAAAAGAGAAATTTGTAATTAATTCAAAAGATTTAGGTGTCGCTCGAGAATATAAAATCGACTTTGAAGGAATTTCACATTTTATCAAAAACCAACATGATGAAAGTGGCTCTACTTCAATAAAACGATGGGCAAAGGAATTTATGGACGAAGTAAAATGTCCTGTTTGCGAAGGTTCACGTTTGAAAAAAGAAGCATTGTTTTTCAAAGTCAATGAAAAAAACATTGCTGAATTGTGCAATATGGACATTTCAGATTTGACAGTTTGGTTCAAAGAATTAGAAAATCATTTATCAGATAAACAAAAACGCATTGCCACCGAAGTAGTCAAAGAAATCAAAGATCGTTTGAACTTTTTGATGAATGTTGGTTTGAATTATTTGGCGTTAAGCCGAAGCTCAAAATCACTTTCGGGTGGTGAGGCACAGCGCATCCGATTAGCAACCCAAATTGGTTCTCAACTCGTAGGTGTGCTCTATATTCTTGACGAACCAAGCATTGGTTTACATCAAAGAGACAATGAAAAACTGATTCATTCATTGGAACAATTACGTGACATTGGTAATTCTGTGATTGTTGTTGAACATGATAAAGACATGATTGAACGTGCGGATTATGTTATTGATATTGGTCCAAAAGCGGGTAAATATGGTGGTGAAATAATTAGCGAAGGAACTCCTGCCGAAATTCTGGCCTCACACACCATGACGGCGCAGTATTTAAACGGAGAAATGAAAATCGAAGTTCCTGCAAAACGCCGCGAAGGAAATGGAAAATTTCTAAAACTTACTGGCGCTACAGGAAATAACCTAAAAAATGTTTCGATAGAATTGCCTTTGGGAAAAATGATTTGTGTAACGGGTGTTTCTGGAAGTGGAAAATCAACCTTAATCAACGAAACACTATATCCTATTCTGAATGCTTATTATTTTAATGGCGTAAAGAAACCACAGCCTTACAAAAAAATTGAAGGTTTGGAACATATTGATAAAGTAATTGATATTGACCAAAGCCCTATTGGACGAACTCCGCGCTCAAATCCAGCAACCTATACGGAAGTTTTCACCGAAATCCGAAATCTATTTACCATGACTTCTGAAAGTATGATTCGTGGATATAAAGCAGGACGTTTCAGCTTTAATGTGAAAGGTGGGCGTTGTGAAACCTGCGAAGGATCTGGTGTACGAACGATTGAAATGAACTTTCTGCCAGATGTATATGTTGAATGTGAAACCTGTCAAGGAAAGCGTTTTAACAGAGAAACATTAGAAATTAGATACAAAGGAAAATCGATTTCGGATGTATTGAATATGACTATTGACGAAGCGGTTCCGTTTTTTGAAAATATCCCTAAAATTTATCGAAAAGTAAAAACACTTCAAGATGTTGGTTTGGGATATATCACGTTGGGACAACAAAGTACGACACTTTCTGGTGGTGAAGCACAACGTATCAAACTGGCTGGAGAATTGTCAAAAAAAGATACTGGAAATACTTTTTATATTCTTGATGAACCTACAACAGGTTTGCACTTTGAAGACATCAGAGTATTGATGGATGTAATTAACAAACTCGTTGATAAAGGCAATACTATTTTGATTATAGAGCATAATATGGATGTAATTAAACTAGCCGATTATATTATAGATATTGGTCCTGAAGGCGGCAAAGGTGGTGGCCAACTTGTTGCTAAGGGGACACCTGAAGAAATTATAAAAATAAAAAAGAGCTATACCGCAGAGTTTTTGAAAAAAGAATTACTTTAGTTTTTAGATAAAGTAAATGACTAGAAATAGCTCCAAAAAAATATAAAAAGAATGAGATTAGAAGATTTTGATAACGATGAAGATAAAGTAATCCAAGACAAATTAAAGCGTAAAACTTGGAATGAAATCAGAACTAATGATAGCTGGGCGATTTTCAAGATTATGTCTGAATTTGTTAATGGTTATGAAAATATGGGACGAATAGGTCCTTGTGTTACCATATTTGGCTCTGCTAGAACAAAGCCAAATGACCATTATTATTTACTTGCCGAAAAAATTGCATACAAAATCAGTAAAGCTGGATATGGTGTAATCACTGGAGGTGGACCTGGAATAATGGAAGCGGGAAACAAAGGTGCGCATTTAGGCGGAGGTGCTTCGGTGGGACTGAATATTGAATTGCCTTTTGAACAACATTTCAATCCTTATATTGACCATGATAAGAATCTAAACTTTGATTACTTTTTTGTCAGAAAAGTGATGTTTGTCAAATATTCGCAGGGATTTGTTGTCATGCCTGGAGGTTTTGGAACTATGGATGAATTATTTGAAGCTATGACTTTGATTCAAACCAAAAAAATTGGAAAATTCCCAATTATATTAGTAGGTTCGAGCTTTTGGTCTGGATTAGTTACTTGGATAAAAACAGTTTTAGTAGAAAGAGAACATACGGTAAGTGCCGCTGATTTAGATTTATTTGTAATTGTAGATACTGAAGAAGAAGTAGTTGCTGTTTTAGATAAATTCTATAAAAAATACGATTTAAGTCCGAATTTCTAAATAACAAAAATGGCTTCAAAATATTTTATTTTTTGAAGCCATTTTTACAAAAAAGCATTCTTTTTCTAGGCAATAAACCGTATATTGGTTTCGTTTTTAAATTTAAAATTTCTTGAAATCAATATCTAAAATAGCGCTCTTTTTTATTGTCTTATTAGTATCTGCACAACTGTTTGCTCAGCATCATTCTCAACTAACTGTTGAAGCAAATCCAGTCACTAAAGTACTTAATGTCCAGCAAGAAATCACGTTTTTCAACACAACAAACGACACCTTATCGTCTATTGTTTTGAATGATTGGAACAATGCGTATTCAGATAAAAATACGCCTTTAGGAAGACGATTTTCAGATGAATTTTATAGGGGTTTTCACCTTGCAAAGGAAGAAGAACGTGGCGGAACAAAAAATTTAACCATCATATCTTCTGATAAATCATTTCTTTCTTGGGAAAGAACGAAAAAAAATCCAGATTATATTGAGGTTCAATTGAGAGAAAAATTGGCTCCAAAACAAAAAATCACTTTATATCTTACTTATTTTTCGAAAATTCCAAGTGACAAATTTACTAAATATGGGTTTTCATCTGCTGGGAGTATGAACCTCAAAAACTGGTTTCTAATGCCTGCCCGCTATGAAAATCATAATTTCATCAAATATAGCAATAACAATTTAGACGATATTGCTAATGCAACTTGTGATTTTGATTTGGATATAAAAATTCCAAAAGACTTCAAGTTGGTCACAGATTTGAATGACGAAACTCAAACTGATAATAAGTCGTTTTCAGTTTATAAATTAACGGGGAAAAACAGAACAGATTTTAGTCTTTTTATAGAACCAAAATCAAGTTTTTACAGCTATAAAAACGATTCTTTAGAAGTTCTAACAGATATCAAAAACAATAAATTATCAGATCCACAAAAAGCTATTGTAGTAAATCGAATTGTTGCTTTTACAAACGGTTTGATTGGAAAATATCCTCACGAAAAAATCATCGTTTCAGAAGCTGATTATGAGCGAAATCCTTTTTATGGTTTAAATCAATTGCCTTCTTTTATTAGTCCATTTTCGGATGAATTCATGTTTGAAGTTAAGTTCTTGAAAACGTACTTGAACGCTTATCTAAAAAATAGTCTTCGATTAGATCATAGAAAAGACAATTGGATTTATGATGGAATTCAAGTCTACACCATGATGAAATACATTGAGGAAAACCATCCTCAAAGCAAAATGCTTGGTAGTGCATCTGGCATTGGTATATTAAAAACATATAATCTAACTAACCTAGATTTTAATGAGCAATACAGCTATTTTTATATGCTCATGGCTCGAAAAAATTTAGACCAACCTCTAGGAAGTCCTAAAACAGCATTAATCAAATTTAACGAACAAATTGCCAGTAAATACCGTGCTGGTTTGAGCTTTCGTTTTTTAGATAATTATTTACAACAAAACGCCGTAACCAATAGCATTCGCCAATTTTATTCGGAAAATTTAAACCAACAAGTTTCAAGATCCGATTTTGAAATGGCATTAAAATCAAATACCGATAAGAATATTGACTGGTTCTTTACAACCATAATTGATTCAAGGGAAATCATTGATTATAAGTTTTCGAAGGTTTCAAAAACAAAAGAAAGTATCACTTTTTCAATAAAAAACAGAACTGAAATCCCCATTCCTATTCCAATTTATGGAATCAAAAAAGGCACTGTGGTTTTCAAAGAATGGCTAGATATCAAAGAATGTGACAGTACTTTTACATTAGCTCGAAAAAATGCTGATAAAATAATTTTAAATTATAAAAATGAAGTTCCTGAATATAATTTAAGGAATAACTGGAAAAAATTAGAGGGCTTTTTCCCTAATAATCGACCAATAAAATTTGCTTTTCTGAAAGATTTAGAAGATCCTTATTACAATCAGATTTTATATGTTCCATCACTAACGTATAATTATTATGATGGTATTTCTCCTGGATTAAGGCTTCATAATAAAACTATTTTAGAGAAACCTTTTATATTTGATGTCAATCCTGCCTACTCAACTAAATCAAATAACCTATCCGGTTCTGCCCTATTTGTTGTCAATGAAAATTACAGAAACAGCAATTTATTTAGTGTAAGATATTCATTATCGGGATCTTATTTTCATTATGCGCCAGATGCTGCTTATTTGAGAATAAACCCAATGGCGCAATTACGAATCAGAGAAGAAAATTTCAGAGATAATAGAAAACAATTGATTCTCTTACGACAAGTTATGGTTAACAGAGAGAAAAGCAACATCGTTTTTGACAATTCAACCGAAAATTATTCTGTATTTAACATCAAATATTTCAATACTCGAACAGAAATTATCAATCATTTCAATTTTATATCAGATGTTCAAATTTCAGGTAAATTCGGAAAACTAGCTGCTGAAATGGAGTATAGAAAATTATTTGAAAACAATCGCCAAATTAATTTACGTTTCTATGCGGGAAGTTTCTTGTACAACAATACCAACTCCAATTATTTCAGTTTTGCATTAGACAGACCTACAGATTATCTTTTTGATTACAACTATTATGGACGCTCTGAAAGTACTGGTTTTTTTAGTCAACAATTCATTCAAGCCGAAGGTGGTTTTAAATCTAAATTAAACACGCCTTATGCAAATCAATGGATTACAACATTAAACGGAAGTTTTAATATTTGGAATTGGATTGAAGTATATGGCGATCTTGGTTTATTGAAAAATAAATATCAAAATGAAAAGTTTGTTTACGATAGCGGAATTCGATTAAATCTAGTTACAGACTATTTTGAATTGTATTTGCCCGTTTATTCCAATAACGGATGGGAAATAGCCCAAAAGAATTACAATGAAAAAATACGCTTTGTAGTTACATTTTCGCCAAAAACATTAATCAATCTTTTTAATAGAAAATGGCTTTAATATAGTATCAAAAATCACTATATATTATATTATTATTGCTAAAATCGTTTTTTTGATAAATTTAATTTAAAAAAATAAGTAGTTTACAGCAAATTGATTGTAAATAATAAAATTGTATTTTGTTTAATGAATTATGAAAATAGCCAGTTTTTAAGTAAATTTGCCGAACTAAGTGATCCTTTTCAATTATGATAAAAGAAAAAACCAATTCTACATTGACATTTGAAGATTTCAAAACCGAAGTATTGAATGACTACAAAATTGCAATAACAAGCAGAGAATGTAGCCTATTAGGTCGAAAGGAAGTATTAACAGGAAAGGCTAAATTTGGAATTTTTGGCGATGGTAAAGAGGTTCCACAGCTTGCTATGGCAAAATCATTCAAAAATGGTGATTTCCGTTCCGGCTATTATCGCGATCAAACATTCATGATGGCTATTGGCGAATTAACTATTGAACAGTTTTTCGCAGGATTATATGGTCATACAGATATAGAAAAAGAACCTATGTCAGCGGGAAGACAAATGGGAGGCCATTTTGTAACCCATAGTTTAAATGAAGATGGGACTTGGAAGGACTTAACAAAACAAAAAAATTCAAGTGCAGATATATCTCCTACAGCGGCACAAATGCCAAGATTATTAGGATTAGCACAAGCATCAAAAATATACAGACAAGTTTCAGGAATAACAAATGCTTCTAATTTTTCAATAGAGGGAAATGAGATTGCATGGGGAACAATTGGAAACGCAAGTACCTCCGAAGGGGTTTTCTTTGAAACTATCAATGCTGCAGGAGTCTTGCAAGTGCCATTAGTAATGAGTGTTTGGGATGATGAATATGGAATTTCTGTTCATGCTAAACACCAAACCACAAAAGAAAGTATTTCGGAGATTCTAAAAGGATATCAAAGAGAAGAAAACACAAATGGCTTCGAAATTCTTACCGTAAAAGGATGGGATTATGTGGATTTAATAGCAACTTATGAAAAAGCCGCTACTATTGCACGAGAAAACCATGTGCCTGTTTTAATTCATGTAAACCAATTGACACAGCCGCAAGGACATTCAAGTTCTGGTTCACATGAAAGATATAAAAACGGAGAACGATTAGCTTGGGAAAAAGATTTTGATTGTATTCGTCAAATGAAATTATGGATGATTGCAATTAATATTGCTTCACCAGAAGAACTTGATGAAATAGATTCAGCAGCCAAAAAAGAAGTCTTAGAAGGTAAAAAAGCAGCTTGGAAGTCTTTTATTGACCCAATCGTTGAAGAACAAAAAGAGCTTGTCTCCTTGTTAGAAAAAATAGCAATTACAAGTAAAAATAAAGATCTAATTTTAAAGTTTACTGCTAATTTAAACAACATAAAAGATCCATTAAAAAAAGAAATTCTTGTTACTGCACGTAAAGTTTTAAGATTGCTAATTAATGAAAATGGAAAAACAGAATTAGCTAACTGGATAAAAAATTATACAGCAAAAACACAACAAAAATTCAGTAGTAATTTATTTTCTGAATCTGAATCGAATGTGTTTTCTGTAAAAAAGGTATTGCCTAAATATGCTGAAAACGCTAAGGAAGATACTGATGGACGTATGATAATACGCGATAACTTTGATGCTCTTTTTACTAAATATCCTGAAACATTAGTATTTGGTGAAGATGCAGGAAACATTGGTGATGTAAACCAAGGTTTAGAAGGTATGCAAGAAAAATATGGCGCTCTTCGCGTGGCTGATGTAGGAATTCGTGAAGCAACTATTTTGGGACAAGGAATAGGAATGGCATTACGAGGTCTTCGCCCAATTGCTGAAATTCAATATTTAGACTATCTATTATACGCAATACAAATCATGAGCGATGATTTGGCTACCTTACAATACAGAACTGTTGGAAAACAAAAAGCACCACTAATTATTCGTACCAGAGGGCATCGTTTAGAAGGTATTTGGCATTCTGGCTCTCCAATGGGAATGATCATTAACGCTATAAGAGGTATACACGTTTTAGTTCCTAGAAACATGACACAAGCGGCAGGATTTTATAATGCCCTTTTAGAATGTGATGAACCTGCTCTAGTTATAGAATGTTTAAATGGATACCGATTAAAAGAAAAAATGCCACTTAATTTTGGAGAATTTAAAACTCCAATCGGTGTTGTTGAAACTCTAAAAGAAGGAGCTGATATCACATTAGTTTCCTACGGTTCCACTTTACGATTGGTACAACAAGCAGCAAAAGAACTTCAAGAAATAGGAATTGATTGCGAAATCATTGATGTACAATCGCTACTTCCATTTGATATCAATCATGATATTGTAAAAAGTATTGCTAAAACAAATCGATTATTAGTAATTGATGAAGATGTTCCTGGTGGAGCTTCGGCATATATTTTACAACAAATAATCGAACAACAAAATGGATATGAGCATTTAGATAGTAAACCGCAAACATTAACTTCAAAAGCGCACAGACCTGCTTATGGAACTGATGGTGATTATTTTTCAAAACCATCAACTGAGGATATATTTGAAAAAGTCTATGCGATGATGAATGAAGTTAACCCTTCAAAATTTCCGGATTTATATTAAAAAATAATTTTATACGTAAAAAAGGATGCTATTATAAGCATCCTTTTTTTATTGATTGCAGGCTCTAAAACAGAATACCTGCAATAAACCTTAATTGTCATCAAATTTATTTTAAATTTAGCACTATAAATAAGCACTTATGGAAACTTTAGAAAACCTCTTGAAAGAGATTCAAAATGTAAAAGTAATAGATGATTCTATATCGTATACTGAATATATTCCTTTAGATTTATCTGTTTCCAATATTGAATTATCAAAATTAGCCATTGATGATGC
Above is a window of Flavobacterium sp. 123 DNA encoding:
- a CDS encoding DNA alkylation repair protein; protein product: MSFILSLENSYAEKRNPENAFFMAKYMKNNFLFFGIKTDDRRKIFKEIWRENQTEVSLHATEIALELYLKPERELHYCAIEILLKSLKKSYKKQDIKLIEKLILTNSWWDSVDTIAKYILGQYLLELPLETKNTVNRFSNSENMWLNRSAILFQLGYKEKTNFVLLKEICEKHQNSKEFFIQKAIGWALREYAKTNPEAVKNYIDNSNLKPLSKKEGLKNIR
- the uvrA gene encoding excinuclease ABC subunit UvrA, producing MLDKDNTIEVQGARVHNLKNIDISIPREKLVVITGLSGSGKSSLAFDTIYAEGQRRYVETFSAYARQFLGGLERPDVDKIDGLSPVIAIEQKTTSKSPRSTVGTITEIYDFLRLLYARAADAYSYNTGEKMVSYSDEQIKELIIQDFSGKRINILAPIIRARKGHYAELFQQITKQGFLKVRVNGEIQDLISGMKLDRYKTHDIEIVVDRMVVEDTTDNQKRLSESINTAMHHGENVLIVLDQDTNEIRYFSRNLMCPTTGISYQNPEPNLFSFNSPKGACNDCNGLGTINEINIKKIIPNPKLSIKNGGFAPLGEYKSSWIFKQLEIIGEKYGFKLTDAVETISEEAMEMILNGGKEKFVINSKDLGVAREYKIDFEGISHFIKNQHDESGSTSIKRWAKEFMDEVKCPVCEGSRLKKEALFFKVNEKNIAELCNMDISDLTVWFKELENHLSDKQKRIATEVVKEIKDRLNFLMNVGLNYLALSRSSKSLSGGEAQRIRLATQIGSQLVGVLYILDEPSIGLHQRDNEKLIHSLEQLRDIGNSVIVVEHDKDMIERADYVIDIGPKAGKYGGEIISEGTPAEILASHTMTAQYLNGEMKIEVPAKRREGNGKFLKLTGATGNNLKNVSIELPLGKMICVTGVSGSGKSTLINETLYPILNAYYFNGVKKPQPYKKIEGLEHIDKVIDIDQSPIGRTPRSNPATYTEVFTEIRNLFTMTSESMIRGYKAGRFSFNVKGGRCETCEGSGVRTIEMNFLPDVYVECETCQGKRFNRETLEIRYKGKSISDVLNMTIDEAVPFFENIPKIYRKVKTLQDVGLGYITLGQQSTTLSGGEAQRIKLAGELSKKDTGNTFYILDEPTTGLHFEDIRVLMDVINKLVDKGNTILIIEHNMDVIKLADYIIDIGPEGGKGGGQLVAKGTPEEIIKIKKSYTAEFLKKELL
- a CDS encoding chloride channel protein, encoding MFKKFIYKLEGIIAWSQTKITQKQFIFLSAVLVGISAAFAVIVLKTFAHWVFMFATYVSRILKFGFLNSLLPIIGILLTVFVIKRFLGGTIQKGTSQILYVVAKKASIIPRKQMYAQIITSSLTVGLGGSAGLESPIVITGAAFGSNYAQKYKLSYKDRTLLIGCGVAAGIAAAFNAPIAGVLFAIEVLLVDVSISAFTPIMIAAATGALVSVIVLDETILLSFRQQQVFNYHNIPFYVLLGVFTGFIAVYYSRNFQRAEHFFGHLKLRPYKKALFGSSILAILIFIFPTLFGEGYESIKILSENDPGQLLEDTLFSSFRNNSWALLLFVGCTMMIKAFATGITLGSGGNGGNFAPSLFLGSYVGFFFSKFLNLTGFTKLPISNFTMVGMAGILSGLFHAPLTGIFLIAEITGGYDLMIPLMIVSSISFAISKRFEKHSLDVKNLAKKGHAFTSNKDTNILSTLDTNSIIQTDYLTVTPNENLEKLVDLISHSNQVIFAVVDTENHLLGIVHFNDIREIIFNTYRVKYTLVKEIMTEPVETIYPDDSMELVMNKFEKSRKAFLPVLKNDKYFGFISKSVALEAYRTKLKSMTIE
- the ggt gene encoding gamma-glutamyltransferase, which gives rise to MKKTILILSISLLFSFTNYSIAQTGLIAQKGMVVSAREEASKIGVEIIKKGGNAFDAMVATELALAVAYPYAGNIGGGGFMVFRKANGEVGSLDYREKAPLAATKDMFLDKNKNVIKGKSTETPLAIGVPGTIAGVFAVHKKYGSLPMSEIMKPVIALAEKGVVVTQKQEKRLHDYRDLIIKANGLKTKFATVYKQNDTIKYPELAETLKRISKNGSDEFYKGKTAKILVKYLQKNGAIITLKDLAKYEAKWRSPLRFDYKDLNIISMSPPSSGGICLAEIMKMIAPFDLSKMGHNSSDAIQVIVEAERRAYADRSFYLGDPDFVKIPLKALIADDYLKQRMSNFSFDKATLSSDIKEGKVSYNESTETTHYSIIDSFGNAIAATTTINDGYGSKYYCDELGFFLNNEMDDFSAKPGEPNMFGLVGNEANSIAPQKRMLSSMTPTIVEKNGKLFMVVGSPGGSTIITSVLQTILNVYEYGMSMQESVNAPRFHHQWLPDLITFEPNTFEPKTIETLKTKGYLINEKTTPVIGKVDAILVLPNNNLEGGADFRGDDKASGF